A stretch of Methanococcus voltae DNA encodes these proteins:
- the rnp3 gene encoding ribonuclease P protein component 3, translating to MTNNLKNEFKKDEKEYIDINYINTFEGIEYLKKIGWKGFVFTQNVYLSKKGKTEEEPADYSKDKYLECKELAKSFDLSVYSGILLYASNTRDLEKGIKKYRGKCEVLMVKGGDLDINRYALEKDDVDILTSPAFRRLDSGIDHITARLGSIHRVGFNLNFSDLLVKKGYEIARLLNSYKRNIKLAKKYNTPVVLSTGAKNMYQIKSPENLRSFLTTVSDLEYAKHCMNQLDNIIKYRVKLKENNVLIYGMEYEKVENNKNKND from the coding sequence ATGACCAATAATCTCAAAAATGAATTTAAAAAGGACGAAAAAGAATATATTGATATAAATTATATAAATACGTTTGAAGGTATCGAATATTTAAAAAAAATTGGGTGGAAAGGATTTGTTTTTACCCAAAATGTATATTTATCTAAAAAAGGGAAAACAGAAGAAGAACCAGCAGATTATAGTAAAGATAAATATTTAGAATGCAAAGAACTGGCTAAATCTTTTGATTTATCAGTTTATTCAGGAATATTATTATATGCATCAAATACAAGAGATTTAGAAAAAGGGATTAAAAAATATAGGGGCAAATGTGAGGTATTAATGGTAAAAGGTGGAGATTTAGATATCAATAGATACGCTCTTGAAAAAGACGACGTTGATATACTAACATCTCCTGCATTCAGACGTTTAGACTCTGGAATAGACCATATTACTGCAAGATTAGGAAGTATCCACAGAGTGGGCTTTAATTTAAACTTTTCAGACCTTTTGGTTAAAAAAGGATATGAAATTGCCAGATTGTTGAATTCATATAAAAGAAATATCAAACTTGCTAAAAAATACAATACTCCCGTTGTATTGTCCACGGGTGCTAAAAATATGTATCAAATAAAGTCTCCAGAAAATTTAAGGAGTTTTTTAACAACAGTTTCCGATTTAGAATATGCTAAACATTGTATGAATCAGTTGGATAATATTATAAAATATCGAGTCAAATTGAAAGAAAATAATGTTTTAATTTACGGAATGGAATATGAAAAAGTTGAAAATAACAAAAACAAAAACGATTAA
- a CDS encoding energy-coupling factor ABC transporter permease, which yields MHIMEGYLPMEWAIVWYIISAIVVGYGILNLNKVLKNNPEAKPLLAISGAFMFVLSSLKLPSVSGSCSHPTGNGLGAILFGPAITSVLATIVLLFQALVLAHGGISTLGANIFSMGIMGPFVGYLVFKALRGKLNITWVVMLTAIFADWATYLTTSIQLALAFPVPDFMSSFTEFGTIFAITQIPLAIAEGLITALLWDYLSELRPELFEKITNIKKGGNNE from the coding sequence TTGCACATTATGGAAGGTTATTTACCCATGGAATGGGCAATAGTTTGGTATATTATATCCGCTATTGTTGTAGGATATGGGATATTAAACTTAAATAAAGTTCTTAAAAATAATCCTGAAGCTAAACCTTTATTGGCTATTTCCGGTGCTTTTATGTTCGTTTTAAGTTCTTTAAAACTACCATCGGTATCAGGAAGCTGTTCACACCCAACAGGTAATGGTTTAGGTGCTATATTATTTGGTCCTGCGATTACATCAGTTTTGGCAACCATTGTATTGTTATTCCAAGCATTAGTACTTGCACACGGTGGTATATCCACATTAGGTGCCAATATATTCTCAATGGGTATTATGGGACCATTTGTAGGATACTTGGTATTTAAAGCTTTGAGAGGAAAATTAAATATTACTTGGGTTGTAATGCTTACTGCAATATTTGCAGATTGGGCAACATATTTGACTACGTCAATACAGTTAGCTTTAGCATTCCCTGTTCCAGACTTTATGTCGTCATTCACGGAATTTGGAACAATATTTGCAATAACACAGATACCTCTTGCAATAGCAGAAGGTCTTATTACTGCATTGTTATGGGATTACTTGTCTGAATTAAGACCTGAATTATTTGAAAAAATAACAAACATAAAAAAAGGTGGTAATAATGAGTAA
- a CDS encoding ATP-binding cassette domain-containing protein: protein MPILEVNDLVYKYPDGTSALNGINFKANKGDMIAILGPNGAGKSTLFLHFNGILKPKEGVVKVKENPISYKNKDLLEVRKTVGIVFQNPDDQLFAPTVAQDIAFGPMNLGLNHDEVAKRVKESLKAVDMEGYDEKPPHHLSGGQKKRVAIAGILAMKPEIIVLDEPTAGLDPLGASQIMRLLYDLNKQGITIIISTHDVDLVPVYANKVYLISNGKIIKNGTPKEIFSDTEAIRNSKLRLPRISHLIEILKREDKLNIDMGYTIGEARTNLLDYMKTNKMKIKE, encoded by the coding sequence TTGCCAATTCTCGAAGTAAATGACTTAGTTTATAAATATCCTGATGGTACTTCTGCGTTAAACGGTATTAATTTTAAAGCTAACAAAGGGGATATGATTGCGATTTTAGGACCTAATGGGGCTGGAAAATCAACATTATTTTTACATTTTAACGGCATTCTAAAACCAAAAGAAGGAGTTGTTAAAGTCAAAGAAAATCCCATATCCTACAAAAATAAAGATTTACTCGAAGTACGGAAAACAGTCGGTATCGTATTTCAAAATCCCGATGACCAACTTTTTGCCCCTACTGTTGCACAAGATATTGCATTTGGACCAATGAATTTAGGATTAAATCACGACGAAGTGGCCAAAAGAGTAAAAGAATCTTTAAAAGCGGTCGATATGGAAGGTTATGATGAAAAACCACCGCACCATTTAAGTGGGGGTCAGAAAAAAAGAGTTGCAATTGCAGGTATTTTGGCTATGAAACCCGAAATAATAGTCCTTGATGAACCTACTGCAGGTCTTGACCCACTTGGAGCATCTCAAATTATGCGATTATTGTATGATTTGAATAAACAAGGTATTACGATTATAATTTCAACTCACGACGTTGATTTAGTTCCTGTTTATGCTAATAAGGTTTACTTAATAAGTAATGGAAAAATTATAAAAAATGGAACTCCTAAAGAAATATTTAGCGATACTGAAGCCATCAGAAATTCAAAATTAAGATTACCTCGTATTTCGCATTTAATAGAAATATTGAAGCGTGAGGATAAATTAAACATTGATATGGGCTATACAATTGGCGAAGCTCGAACAAATTTATTGGATTATATGAAAACTAATAAAATGAAAATCAAAGAATAA
- a CDS encoding TatD family hydrolase — MLIDSHIHSDTRSFEDLQALSTFLDCVITHAHDPMPVYSFEVCRAHFDKLLKFEPKRFEKAGLNFYICIGIHPRAIPEKIDDIDYQILKEYLKDKKVVGLGEVGLELATDTEIVILKKQMALAECLKKPIVLHTPRTNKYEITKKLLEVIEDSDLTTNIAIEHVDFENIDLILDYILKNNNLKISENPDYKNNIHLGITVQPQKLTPESAMDLIKYIYQRDDLKPLRESNNLKIMINSDISSAPSDIFSLLKMKVILEKNSGVLKSVNYSANDIINNILGDNAKEIFNL; from the coding sequence ATGTTGATTGATAGCCATATTCATTCAGATACTCGTTCATTTGAAGATTTACAAGCTTTATCTACGTTTTTAGATTGTGTAATTACGCATGCTCACGACCCAATGCCAGTTTATTCATTCGAAGTTTGTAGGGCTCATTTTGATAAATTGTTAAAATTTGAACCAAAAAGGTTTGAAAAAGCAGGTTTAAATTTTTATATCTGTATTGGAATCCATCCGAGGGCAATACCTGAAAAAATAGACGATATTGATTACCAAATATTAAAAGAATACCTAAAAGATAAAAAAGTCGTAGGTTTAGGTGAGGTGGGGCTTGAATTAGCCACCGACACAGAAATAGTAATTTTAAAGAAACAAATGGCTTTAGCCGAATGTTTAAAAAAGCCGATAGTATTGCATACTCCAAGGACTAATAAATATGAAATTACTAAAAAACTGTTAGAAGTAATTGAAGACAGCGATTTAACTACAAATATTGCCATAGAGCACGTAGATTTTGAAAATATTGATTTAATTTTAGATTATATTTTAAAGAATAATAATTTAAAAATTTCTGAAAATCCTGATTATAAAAATAATATACATTTAGGTATCACAGTACAGCCTCAAAAGTTAACCCCTGAATCTGCAATGGACTTAATAAAATATATTTACCAAAGAGATGATTTAAAACCATTGAGGGAGTCAAATAATTTAAAAATAATGATAAACAGCGATATTTCAAGTGCCCCATCAGATATATTTAGTCTTTTAAAAATGAAGGTAATTTTAGAAAAAAATTCAGGAGTTTTGAAATCTGTAAATTATAGTGCAAATGACATAATAAATAATATATTGGGAGATAATGCAAAAGAAATATTTAATTTATAA
- the cfbB gene encoding Ni-sirohydrochlorin a,c-diamide synthase has protein sequence MKRLVIAGTSSMVGKTTVSTGIMATLSKKLNVQPYKIGPDYIDPTYHTTATNNHSRNLDSFFMNDVQIKKLFAKNSKRADISIIEGVRGLYEGLSPYNDVGSTASVAKSLKSPVILLIDARSLTRSAAAIIKGFKSFDEDINIQGVIFNKIRGEKHYEKLKDAVEYYDKEIKIIGAIPRSEELTVSQRHLGLVPTPEKKNEMASQIGLWAETIENNLDMELLKEISDVDFEADFEFDNLIPDSEENILWDINKNKCKIAIAHDEAFNFYYWDNVDALKDNGAKIEFFSPLHDSEVPDSDIIYIGGGYPEIFAKELSENKDMLNSICQKVENKESKIYAECGGLMYAAKSVDGHKTLGLLNCDSITTKNVQGLSYVKGEFSEDCHIGKSGFKFRAHEFHYSKLINIKENAKFAYKINRGVGISNNYDGLLNEDKTVLGGYTHQHCIGNPYFASSLVNYIQ, from the coding sequence ATGAAACGATTAGTTATTGCAGGTACTTCTTCAATGGTGGGAAAAACTACTGTATCGACAGGTATTATGGCAACACTCAGTAAAAAATTAAATGTACAACCATATAAAATAGGTCCAGACTATATAGACCCTACATACCATACTACTGCCACCAATAACCATTCAAGGAACTTAGATAGTTTTTTTATGAATGATGTTCAGATAAAAAAATTATTTGCTAAAAACTCAAAAAGAGCCGATATAAGTATAATTGAAGGAGTAAGGGGACTTTATGAAGGATTATCCCCATATAACGACGTAGGAAGTACTGCATCAGTTGCAAAAAGTTTAAAAAGTCCGGTAATTTTGTTAATTGATGCACGAAGTCTTACAAGGAGTGCTGCTGCAATAATTAAAGGTTTTAAAAGTTTTGATGAAGATATTAATATTCAAGGAGTCATATTTAATAAAATAAGGGGGGAAAAACACTATGAAAAATTAAAAGATGCTGTAGAATACTATGATAAAGAAATAAAAATAATTGGTGCGATACCTCGAAGTGAAGAATTGACAGTTTCGCAAAGACATTTGGGTTTAGTACCAACTCCTGAAAAGAAAAATGAAATGGCTTCTCAAATAGGGCTTTGGGCGGAAACTATTGAAAATAATTTGGATATGGAACTTTTAAAAGAAATAAGTGATGTAGATTTTGAAGCAGATTTCGAATTTGACAATTTAATACCGGATTCCGAGGAAAATATATTATGGGATATAAATAAAAATAAGTGTAAAATAGCTATTGCGCACGATGAAGCGTTTAACTTCTATTATTGGGACAATGTTGATGCTTTAAAAGATAATGGTGCTAAAATAGAATTCTTCAGTCCTTTACACGATTCTGAAGTTCCTGATTCAGATATTATATATATTGGGGGTGGCTACCCCGAAATATTCGCAAAAGAATTGAGTGAAAATAAAGATATGTTAAATTCAATTTGTCAAAAAGTTGAAAATAAAGAATCTAAAATTTATGCAGAATGTGGTGGCTTAATGTATGCTGCTAAATCTGTTGATGGGCATAAAACCCTTGGATTACTAAATTGTGATTCTATTACTACCAAAAATGTACAAGGATTGAGTTATGTCAAAGGAGAATTTTCAGAAGATTGCCATATTGGTAAATCAGGTTTTAAATTTAGAGCGCACGAATTCCATTACTCAAAATTAATAAATATCAAGGAAAATGCTAAATTTGCATATAAAATTAATAGGGGCGTAGGAATATCAAATAATTATGATGGCCTATTAAACGAAGACAAAACAGTATTAGGAGGATATACTCACCAGCATTGTATCGGAAATCCGTATTTTGCAAGTTCTCTTGTTAATTACATTCAATAA
- the cbiQ gene encoding cobalt ECF transporter T component CbiQ: MVQKLLIDDIAHSNGLYHINPQLKVIFSMISLFVVLLFNSPTICILMAISMIILTIFKAKVPKGIYFKLLSIPVLFGIFSLVFMTLLFGTDVWFSINVGNFSIPLYYEGFNLGYHALFRMFAGVSCTLFLALTTPITQLFTVLKDLKIPQSVIEITMLIYRYIFILIDEALMIENAQKTRFGYSGFKNSYKSMGILAGVMLLRSLDKGDNLYTTMCARGYDGNIHHFGEKQSIAKSQIFGIFLFEGIIILLGLIPTLIY; encoded by the coding sequence ATGGTTCAAAAATTATTGATTGATGATATTGCTCACTCTAATGGATTATATCACATAAATCCCCAATTAAAAGTAATATTTTCAATGATATCTTTATTTGTAGTATTATTATTTAATTCCCCAACTATTTGTATTTTAATGGCTATTTCAATGATTATTTTAACAATTTTCAAAGCAAAAGTTCCCAAAGGAATATATTTTAAATTATTATCAATTCCAGTATTATTTGGAATATTTTCATTGGTATTTATGACATTACTATTTGGTACAGACGTTTGGTTTAGTATAAACGTAGGAAATTTCTCAATTCCTTTATATTATGAGGGTTTTAATTTAGGATATCACGCCCTATTTAGAATGTTTGCAGGTGTAAGTTGTACTTTATTTTTAGCACTTACTACCCCAATTACGCAATTATTTACCGTTTTAAAAGATTTAAAGATACCTCAAAGCGTTATTGAAATTACTATGTTGATATACAGATATATTTTCATATTGATTGATGAAGCTTTGATGATAGAAAACGCTCAAAAAACGAGATTTGGATATTCAGGATTTAAAAATTCGTATAAATCAATGGGAATACTTGCAGGTGTGATGTTATTACGCTCGTTAGATAAAGGCGATAATTTATACACTACGATGTGCGCTCGAGGCTATGATGGGAATATCCACCATTTTGGAGAAAAACAATCAATTGCGAAAAGCCAAATATTTGGAATATTTTTATTTGAAGGAATTATTATTTTATTAGGGCTAATCCCCACTTTAATATATTAA
- a CDS encoding diadenylate cyclase, whose amino-acid sequence MDKIKYVIKHGLELSNDLNADTVIIFTESGLSYEIYKEFVQENPKLLKNGLKVITATPNKDTYFKLKNEPIIPILMNYGKNSKVSTVNQAMIVLLENGLLNMGELIVSIFGTSQITRSNNISVLEVDDYPDFVKFYKYISSLEDIKKKVVLESLTICIELSVEGREGKSIGTTFLIGEKSELLKMTTPLILNPFECHDAIIFDKKVKGTLKELSTIDGAFLVDYIGNVFGGGRYINCGGANINLPHGLGARHYSAATITKYLDCVAITLSASGGIVRVFKNGEILAEFKPNS is encoded by the coding sequence ATGGATAAAATTAAATATGTTATAAAGCATGGTTTAGAGTTGTCTAACGATTTAAACGCAGACACGGTTATAATATTCACCGAATCAGGCCTATCATACGAAATTTATAAAGAATTTGTGCAAGAAAATCCTAAATTATTAAAAAATGGTTTAAAAGTAATAACGGCCACTCCAAATAAAGATACATACTTTAAACTTAAAAATGAACCCATAATACCCATATTAATGAATTATGGTAAAAATAGCAAAGTTTCAACAGTTAATCAAGCTATGATTGTATTATTGGAAAATGGATTATTGAATATGGGCGAATTGATAGTATCAATCTTCGGTACTTCGCAAATAACTCGAAGTAATAATATTTCAGTCTTAGAAGTGGATGATTATCCGGACTTTGTAAAATTTTATAAGTATATTAGCTCATTAGAGGATATTAAGAAAAAAGTAGTCTTAGAATCTTTAACTATCTGTATAGAACTTTCTGTTGAGGGTAGAGAAGGTAAATCTATAGGTACTACATTTTTAATCGGTGAAAAATCGGAATTATTAAAAATGACCACCCCTTTGATACTAAATCCTTTTGAATGCCACGATGCCATAATATTTGATAAAAAAGTTAAAGGAACGCTAAAAGAGTTATCCACTATTGATGGGGCGTTTTTAGTTGATTATATTGGTAATGTCTTCGGAGGCGGTAGATATATAAATTGTGGAGGTGCCAATATCAATTTACCTCACGGTTTAGGTGCCCGACACTACTCTGCTGCAACAATTACTAAATATTTAGATTGTGTTGCAATTACATTATCTGCGAGTGGAGGCATAGTAAGAGTATTCAAAAATGGGGAAATATTGGCTGAATTCAAGCCTAATTCATAA
- a CDS encoding stage II sporulation protein M, which translates to MLKNTYNYVIGRYTKFLSLSFSKKFLITYFLCIIGYLSITLLSISINSLYSLKHADFIATKKFEIVSSAVVSQTGSEVSYLSLALTYIVNNFLACFTISSAIVAVALLYKHDLKKENEVVISYINVLFIFYLITILNPFTGLSGAKLRYLDLLAVIPHGIFEFAAVALSICLGIHYALKILPVSITLNLDSNSDSDSNSEKNIIDYNTVKSIPKLKLRDYLNYLGLLILILLLVSIAGILEPIDWALRNYSIANNLNMVDLFIESYKNIIYYIIPNILNDLLSKF; encoded by the coding sequence TTGTTAAAAAACACTTATAATTATGTGATAGGGAGATATACTAAGTTTTTAAGCTTATCCTTTTCAAAAAAGTTTTTAATAACTTATTTTTTATGTATTATAGGCTATCTTTCAATAACTTTATTAAGTATATCCATAAATTCATTATATTCTCTAAAACATGCCGATTTTATCGCCACTAAAAAATTTGAAATCGTATCCAGCGCCGTAGTTTCACAAACGGGTTCAGAAGTATCTTATTTGTCATTAGCTTTGACATATATCGTTAACAACTTTTTAGCCTGTTTTACAATATCTTCTGCGATAGTTGCAGTAGCTTTATTGTATAAACACGATTTAAAAAAAGAAAATGAAGTTGTAATCTCATATATAAATGTTTTATTTATATTTTATTTAATAACCATATTAAATCCATTTACTGGACTTTCAGGTGCTAAATTAAGATATTTGGATTTGCTTGCCGTTATACCGCATGGAATTTTTGAATTTGCAGCAGTAGCTTTGTCTATTTGTTTGGGTATACACTATGCTTTAAAAATATTGCCTGTATCAATTACTTTAAATTTAGACTCAAATTCAGATTCGGATTCAAATTCTGAAAAAAATATAATTGATTATAATACTGTTAAATCAATTCCTAAATTAAAATTAAGAGATTATTTAAATTATTTGGGTCTTTTAATCTTAATTTTACTACTTGTAAGTATAGCTGGTATATTAGAACCTATAGATTGGGCTTTACGTAATTATTCAATTGCTAATAATTTAAATATGGTAGATTTATTTATAGAATCGTATAAAAATATAATATATTATATTATTCCGAATATACTAAATGATTTATTGTCTAAATTTTAA
- a CDS encoding energy-coupling factor ABC transporter substrate-binding protein: MSNKHLFMILALIAIIVAPLIIYSGLGEDDGYFGGADGAAEEQIIIIQPEYEPWFNSFWEPPSGEIESLLFALQAAIGAIIIGYYIGYFKGLKKNNKPENNE; this comes from the coding sequence ATGAGTAATAAACATCTCTTTATGATTTTAGCACTTATTGCCATTATTGTAGCACCTTTGATTATATACAGTGGGCTTGGTGAAGACGACGGATATTTCGGCGGTGCTGATGGAGCTGCCGAAGAACAAATTATCATAATACAACCAGAATATGAACCTTGGTTTAATTCATTCTGGGAACCTCCAAGTGGGGAAATAGAAAGTTTATTATTTGCTTTACAGGCTGCCATAGGTGCCATAATAATTGGATACTATATTGGATACTTTAAAGGACTTAAAAAGAATAATAAACCTGAAAATAATGAATAA
- a CDS encoding lactaldehyde dehydrogenase, with product MFIDGKWILRDEIDVINPYDYKVIEKITANTRDETKNAIKVAVENKEHMRKLSANNRYKILMRLAEAVSNNKDRFIKLLAVDAGKPVKQGRIEVDRSITALRLSAFYAKELRGETINSENRLIYTKKEPVGVVGAITPFNYPLNLVVHKIAPAIATGNTIVLHPSSKAPLSAILLTKLIENTLKKMKIPLGVFNLITGHGEIVGNEIATNDNVNMVSFTGSVEVGKNIAKNAGMKKIALELGGNNPLIVLDDCDIDKAVESAVKSKYLNSGQVCISVGKVLVHENIYDEFIDKLMDKTRNFNVGNPLEDSTDMGPLITSESADKVENLIKKAISEGGELITGGMRRDSLISPTIISVRENNSLLNVETFGPVLPITKIINMEHGLELANKGNYGLQAGVFTKDINKAMYLAENLEYGGVMINNSPTFRQDNMPFGGVKNSGLGREGIKYTVEEMTETKTIVIHNDFNF from the coding sequence ATGTTTATTGATGGTAAATGGATATTAAGAGATGAAATCGACGTTATAAACCCATACGACTACAAAGTGATTGAAAAAATTACTGCAAATACCAGAGATGAAACTAAAAATGCAATAAAAGTTGCTGTGGAAAATAAAGAACATATGCGTAAATTATCGGCAAATAATCGTTATAAAATATTAATGAGATTAGCAGAAGCTGTTTCAAATAATAAAGATAGGTTTATAAAATTATTGGCCGTTGATGCAGGAAAACCCGTTAAACAGGGGCGAATAGAAGTAGATAGGAGCATTACAGCACTTAGATTATCTGCCTTTTATGCCAAAGAATTACGTGGGGAAACGATTAATTCAGAAAATAGGCTTATTTACACTAAAAAAGAACCTGTGGGTGTTGTTGGAGCTATTACTCCATTTAATTACCCTTTGAACTTAGTTGTGCATAAAATAGCACCTGCGATAGCTACGGGTAATACAATAGTATTACATCCATCTTCTAAAGCTCCATTATCCGCAATATTACTTACAAAGTTAATAGAAAATACATTAAAAAAGATGAAAATACCATTAGGGGTATTTAATTTAATCACAGGGCACGGGGAAATAGTGGGTAATGAAATAGCCACTAATGACAATGTTAATATGGTTTCATTCACCGGTAGTGTGGAAGTAGGTAAAAATATTGCCAAAAATGCAGGTATGAAAAAAATTGCTCTTGAATTAGGGGGTAATAATCCATTAATAGTTTTAGACGATTGTGATATTGATAAAGCCGTAGAAAGTGCAGTAAAAAGTAAATATCTTAATTCCGGACAGGTTTGCATTTCGGTAGGTAAAGTTTTAGTGCATGAAAATATTTACGATGAGTTTATAGATAAATTAATGGATAAAACCCGAAATTTCAACGTAGGAAATCCACTTGAGGATAGTACAGATATGGGACCGCTTATTACCTCAGAAAGTGCGGATAAAGTAGAAAATTTAATAAAAAAAGCCATTTCAGAAGGCGGGGAATTAATAACTGGGGGCATGAGACGAGATTCATTAATAAGCCCTACAATAATATCAGTTAGAGAAAATAATAGCCTTTTAAATGTTGAAACTTTTGGACCAGTTTTACCCATTACAAAAATTATAAATATGGAGCACGGGCTTGAATTAGCAAATAAAGGTAATTACGGATTACAAGCGGGCGTTTTTACCAAAGATATTAATAAAGCTATGTATCTTGCAGAAAATCTTGAGTATGGGGGAGTTATGATTAACAATAGCCCAACTTTTAGACAAGATAATATGCCATTTGGGGGCGTTAAAAATAGTGGATTGGGTAGAGAAGGGATAAAATACACCGTTGAAGAGATGACAGAGACTAAAACTATTGTAATACATAATGATTTTAATTTTTAG
- the hacA gene encoding homoaconitase large subunit, with product MTLAEKIMSKKMGREVVAGETVEVDVDIAMTHDGTTPLTVKTFEKIANKVWNPDKIVIVFDHNVPANTAKAANMQVITRNFVNEQGIKNYYKGGEGICHQLLPENGHVLPNTIITGGDSHTCTHGAFGAFATGFGATDMGYIYAMGKTWLKVPETIRIEVSGVNERIFGKDIILKTCKEIGRSGATYMALEYGGNAVKNLDMDDRMTMSNMAIEMGGKTGLIEADDTTYNYLARAGVNESKIAELKKERLTSDYYNSNLENDSYYDVVEFDITDMEEQVACPHHPDNVTDVSNIKGLEIDQVFIGSCTNGKINDLRIAAKYLKNSKVHRNVRLIIIPASKTIFNQALNEGLIQTFIDAGAMICTPGCGPCLGAHQGVLGDGEVALSTTNRNFKGRMGNLNSDVYLSSPAIAAMSAIKGYITNEH from the coding sequence ATGACACTTGCGGAAAAAATAATGTCTAAAAAAATGGGTAGGGAAGTTGTTGCAGGCGAAACCGTTGAAGTTGATGTCGATATTGCAATGACGCATGACGGAACTACTCCTTTAACTGTTAAAACTTTTGAAAAAATTGCAAATAAAGTATGGAACCCAGATAAAATCGTTATAGTATTTGACCATAACGTACCTGCAAATACTGCAAAAGCGGCAAATATGCAAGTAATTACTCGAAATTTTGTAAATGAACAAGGTATCAAAAACTATTACAAAGGTGGAGAAGGCATTTGTCATCAATTATTACCCGAAAATGGTCATGTATTACCAAATACCATTATAACAGGTGGCGATAGCCATACCTGTACACACGGGGCATTTGGGGCATTTGCTACAGGTTTTGGAGCTACAGATATGGGTTATATATATGCTATGGGTAAAACTTGGTTAAAAGTGCCTGAAACAATTCGTATAGAAGTATCTGGCGTTAATGAACGTATATTCGGTAAAGATATTATCTTAAAAACCTGCAAAGAAATTGGTAGAAGTGGAGCAACGTATATGGCTCTTGAATACGGTGGAAATGCAGTCAAAAATTTAGATATGGATGACAGAATGACTATGAGTAATATGGCCATAGAAATGGGCGGTAAAACTGGTTTAATTGAAGCTGACGATACTACCTATAACTATTTAGCACGTGCGGGAGTTAATGAGTCAAAAATAGCAGAACTTAAAAAAGAAAGATTAACTTCTGATTATTACAATTCTAATCTTGAAAATGATTCTTATTATGACGTTGTAGAATTTGATATTACCGATATGGAAGAGCAAGTTGCTTGTCCGCATCATCCTGATAACGTGACAGACGTTTCAAATATTAAAGGGCTTGAAATAGACCAGGTATTCATCGGTTCTTGCACCAATGGTAAAATAAACGACCTTAGAATCGCTGCAAAGTACTTAAAAAACAGTAAAGTACATAGAAATGTTAGGTTAATAATAATACCCGCTTCTAAAACAATATTCAATCAAGCACTTAATGAAGGACTTATACAAACTTTCATAGATGCAGGTGCTATGATATGTACGCCAGGTTGTGGTCCTTGCTTAGGGGCTCATCAAGGTGTTTTAGGAGATGGTGAAGTTGCGTTATCTACAACTAATAGAAACTTTAAGGGTAGAATGGGCAATCTAAATTCAGATGTCTATCTTTCATCACCTGCCATAGCTGCAATGAGTGCCATTAAAGGTTATATCACAAATGAACATTAA
- a CDS encoding MogA/MoaB family molybdenum cofactor biosynthesis protein has translation MHTKVQNIRYAVVSISDSRYMEKLRGLTVEDGSGMLLRDELNAEIYELIPDSPEMIKGLIKHIVEYSDVECIVLTGGTGLSNRDNTSEVVNELYDKKLEGFSIVFHKLSYDEVQFSTILSRASAGIYNKKLIYSLPGSVNACKTGLKIIKKESGHILGHIE, from the coding sequence ATGCATACTAAAGTACAAAACATAAGATATGCAGTAGTTTCCATTAGCGATAGCAGGTATATGGAAAAATTAAGGGGTTTAACTGTTGAAGATGGTTCAGGTATGTTATTGAGGGATGAATTAAACGCTGAAATATACGAATTAATTCCCGATAGTCCTGAAATGATAAAAGGTCTTATAAAACATATTGTAGAGTATTCTGATGTCGAGTGTATCGTATTAACTGGCGGTACGGGGCTATCTAACAGAGATAATACTTCAGAAGTAGTCAATGAATTATATGATAAAAAACTCGAAGGTTTTAGTATAGTATTCCACAAATTAAGCTATGATGAAGTTCAATTTTCGACAATACTCTCAAGAGCTTCTGCAGGAATATATAATAAAAAACTTATTTACTCATTGCCTGGTTCAGTTAATGCTTGTAAAACTGGTTTAAAAATAATTAAAAAAGAAAGCGGTCATATTTTAGGTCATATTGAATAA